A portion of the Toxoplasma gondii ME49 chromosome VIIb, whole genome shotgun sequence genome contains these proteins:
- a CDS encoding hypothetical protein (encoded by transcript TGME49_257540), which yields MSCDPSEVSSETSADLEVTLEPGGGGIREEEDLSLLRPSRGSRQAPGEKRDNKRRHVNWPHSESHHVNVHFPKHLSNSELPLLLENLLRQEGQQQLWRFVTIVTHEVRQAWLRDLRDAERRHKSASVSEDVEENPRNLSELLAVEKLMSIAPHTCVLCMPSEIITHSERVHRQRAHGGLDAEEQQGNAQDRSPYRRMLLLPLYTSSDLVREAVSEPRLSHVAANATHTRSEIEDLPRRLYNLMRELKCEARIVCVLEGVRAALTIPQPHVTTTALFSDGFQAGCLDMPSSGRLDACGSPALAVGSQLPGDTLTPGSAGGENAESMPVSCSFSAENLDELICMLLIDWGIDTQEPLNPAGTAVFLLGAVKQLRTASQLSALPVDLQQRPKKRRQMSLASAAIVNKLASDGPPVSSGSGLSHDASFAVPPPSPEREASATSYAGNDWDDIERTDEQGQQERGAKMSSSHHVWTFACRLWAEQLMQIAGVTDKVASAVICRFRRPAALLAALQTAEARSNRPSELVGEEHDSHGSTRSFIRGKRSGHEAKKQSRGCRRKTVTNEGLMEVVNEMANLKAPSAFTGSARTQAGATVVPIRALKIGRARAEKICRLFQEHVDSRTIL from the coding sequence ATGTCTTGCGATCCGTCTGAGGTGTCAAGCGAAACTTCTGCCGACCTTGAGGTCACCCTTGAACCGGGGGGTGGTGGCatcagagaggaagaagacctGAGCCTGCTGCGGCCTTCGCGGGGAAGTCGACAGGCGCCAggggaaaagcgagacaaCAAAAGGAGGCACGTGAACTGGCCGCACAGTGAGTCACATCATGTAAACGTGCATTTCCCGAAGCATCTCTCCAACTCAGAGTTACCACTGCTCTTAGAAAACCTTCTTCGACAAGAGGGGCAACAGCAGCTATGGCGTTTTGTGACGATCGTTACGCATGAGGTGCGCCAGGCGTGGCTTCGCGATCTGCGTGATGCTGAGCGCCGCCACAAAAGTGCGTCTGTCTCGGAAGACGTGGAGGAGAATCCTCGCAATCTCTCCGAGTTGTTGGCTGTCGAAAAACTGATGAGTATTGCGCCACACACCTGTGTGTTGTGCATGCCATCGGAAATTATCACACACTCTGAACGGGTGCACCGACAACGCGCCCACGGTGGCTTGGACGCAGAAGAGCAGCAAGGAAATGCCCAGGACAGGAGTCCGTACAGGCGCatgctgcttcttcctctctacACGTCTTCCGACCTCGTCAGGGAGGCTGTTAGCGAGCCCAGGCTAAGCCACGTAGCAGCAAATGCTACACACACAAGAAGCGAAATCGAAGATCTTCCCCGCCGGTTGTACAATCTGATGCGCGAATTGAAGTGTGAGGCGCGAATCGTTTGTGTTCTGGAAGGCGTTCGAGCTGCTCTCACCATACCGCAGCCGCACGTTACGACAACAGCTCTGTTCTCTGATGGCTTTCAAGCTGGCTGCTTGGACATGCCCAGTTCTGGGAGGCTGGACGCTTGTGGCTCTCCGGCTCTTGCGGTCGGATCACAGCTCCCGGGTGACACACTCACTCCAGGAAgcgcaggaggagagaacgcggagTCGATGCCTGTTTcttgttcgttttctgcagaaaaTCTCGATGAGTTAATTTGCATGCTCCTCATCGACTGGGGTATAGACACGCAGGAGCCCCTCAACCCCGCTGGCACTGCAGTGTTTCTCTTAGGGGCAGTGAAACAACTCCGTACAGCGTCCCAGCTGTCGGCGTTGCCTGTTGACTTGCAGCAGAGAccgaagaaacgcaggcAAATGTCCCTGGCCTCTGCCGCAATTGTCAACAAACTTGCGTCGGACGGTCCTCCAGTTTCTTCCGGGTCGGGACTCTCGCACGATGCGTCGTTCGCCGTGCCTCCACCGTCGCCTGAAAGAGAAGCCTCGGCAACTTCCTACGCTGGAAACGACTGGGACGACATCGAGCGAACTGATGAACAAGGGCAACAGGAGAGGGGAGCGAAAATGTCCAGCTCCCACCACGTCTGGACCTTTGCATGTCGGTTGTGGGCGGAGCAGCTGATGCAAATTGCAGGTGTTACAGATAAAGTTGCCAGTGCCGTTATTTGCCGATTCAGGAGGCCAGCGGCGCTACTAGCTGCCCTTCAAACTGCTGAGGCCAGGAGTAACAGACCGAGTGAGCTGGTTGGGGAAGAGCATGACTCGCACGGATCTACGCGTTCGTTCATACGCGGAAAAAGGAGTGGGCACGAGGCAAAAAAACAGTCCAGAGGTTGTCGACGGAAAACTGTCACAAATGAAGGTCTGATGGAGGTCGTCAATGAAATGGCTAATCTGAAAGCGCCTTCCGCCTTCACCGGCTCGGCAAGGACACAAGCAGGGGCGACAGTTGTGCCTATTCGTGCGTTGAAAATCGGAAGAGCTAGAGCCGAAAAAATCTGTCGGCTTTTTCAAGAACACGTGGACAGCAGAACTATCCTTTAG
- a CDS encoding transporter, major facilitator family protein (encoded by transcript TGME49_257530~Predicted trans-membrane domain (TMHMM2.0):77-100:135-158:164-184:193-216:222-245:254-277:321-344:358-376:378-401:410-433:445-463:472-495), whose translation MESTEATMVERKAESPSSGDRARSIELAHQPTGAGASLSSFEVGGAKQGVNKAQDSAVNKGVANTPPRVAFGLSRYVVLVAYCLYCLLSGPSFMNWTTIADSLYKSGAFEWECKPGEIDQTVLPHEPKCPEQEVSVNHLFTVASCSYFVFAMLGGIMLDFAGPKFGALTGLACLITGWTLFGFSSESFRAYVPAMVFMGAGIDMAFFPCLCGANLFPGMVATIIAVYGSFRSISFIVGLSLRTIYINVEGATFRGVMLGYVGAGLGFCLLVALFIIPRRAWPAPDEAPSASAEQDVEAGADALAQKGEKNLTAIQSMKRDFLSLSFLPLFPYFVLVLITILFFAPSAKRLIPSAYEANQIISIFSFVPCIILGGIADRLGIVPVMMICNTCGLLSWILMLIPGIPCFAASQYIVSILISIQMSFLVSQVYCYVTEIFYPENLGKMIGFLCSVGGIISLVTDPMRKYSVDNGFYTMTVLCLIFALINEGLLLFMYVRKRKVPKVL comes from the exons ATGGAGTCGACCGAGGCGACTAtggtggagaggaaagccgAGAGCCCGAGCTCGGGAGACCGAGCGAGAAGCATTGAACTGGCGCACCAACCG ACTGGCGCTGGAGCCAGCCTCTCCAGCTTCGAAGTCGGAGGCGCGAAGCAGGGCGTGAACAAAGCCCAAGACTCCGCGGTTAATAAGGGTGTGGCGAACACGCCGCCTCGCGTTGCTTTCGGGCTGTCTCGTTATGTTGTGCTGGTCGCCTACTGTCTGTACTGTCTGCTGTCTGGACCATCTTTTATGAACTGGACAACGATTGCGGACTCACTGTACAAGTCCGGTGCGTTCGAGTGGGAGTGCAAGCCCGGCGAGATCGACCAAACAGTCCTTCCGCACGAACCCAAGTGCCCAGAGCAGGAGGTTTCTGTAAACCATTTGTTCACTGTTGCGTCGTGCTCTTACTTCGTGTTTGCGATGCTCGGGGGGATCATGCTCGACTTCGCAGGTCCGAAGTTCGGTGCACTCACAGGTCTTGCCTGTTTGATCACCGGCTGGACTCTGTTTGGTTTCTCCTCGGAAAGCTTCCGGGCGTACGTCCCTGCAATGGTGTTCATGGGCGCCGGTATTGATATGGCGTTCTTCCCCTGCCTGTGTGGAGCAAATTTGTTTCCGGGAATGGTTGCAACGATCATCGCTGTCTACGGTTCCTTTAGGTCGATCTCGTTCATTGTCGGCCTTTCACTCCGGACGATATACATCAATGTGGAAGGCGCAACGTTCCGAGGCGTCATGCTAGGCTACGTCGGTGCCGGTCTTGGCTTTTGCCTGCTGGTTGCGCTGTTCATTATCCCGCGGCGCGCGTGGCCCGCGCCTGATGAGGCCCCGAGTGCATCTGCAGAGCAAGATGTGGAAGCGGGTGCCGATGCTTTGGCTCAGAAGGGCGAGAAGAATTTGACGGCGATTCAGTCGATGAAGCGTgacttcttgtctctttccttcctgccGCTGTTCCCGTACTTCGTTCTGGTGCTTATTACGATCCTTTTCTTTGCACCGTCAGCGAAACGCCTTATCCCCAGCGCGTACGAAGCCAATCAGATCATTTCTATTTTCTCGTTCGTCCCGTGCATCATTCTCGGCGGGATTGCTGACCGTCTTGGCATTGTCCCCGTGATGATGATCTGCAACACGTGCGGTCTTCTCTCGTGGATTCTCATGTTGATCCCGGGAATCCCCTGCTTTGCTGCATCGCAGTACATTGTGTCTATCTTGATTTCCATCCAAATGTCGTTCTTGGTTTCGCAGGTTTACTGCTACGTCACCGAGATCTTCTATCCAGAAAATCTGGGGAAAATGATCGGGTTTTTATGCTCCGTGGGGGGTATTATCTCTCTTGTAACGGACCCCATGAGAAAGTACAGTGTTGACAACGGATTTTATACAATGACAGTGTTGTGCCTCATTTTTGCACTCATCAATGAGGGACTTCTTTTGTTCATGTAtgtgaggaagagaaaagtcCCGAAGGTGCTGTAA
- a CDS encoding synaptobrevin protein (encoded by transcript TGME49_257520~Predicted trans-membrane domain (TMHMM2.0):237-260) codes for MKGSTSTALPATPGVAGTVSVAGSAVSASGKTNLPWNIGFVAVGNLKSKTVLDTFYNRLTSKEKNALAPLFPQVLKTAPDAMPGLRRKFPVDDGGIMFLASDPTGSFLFGLYTHDKQYPERVAFTFLTEVHQLVSEAVKDQPACGTKPGLLETRLRQAVKGLISRFDQPASVDKTTEVLKKVEDVKIEMEKNVQIVLQNHANLESLETKTGQLAESAKTFKRTAGDVNQSMRWQRIKLTVMLCIAFAATLAYLIYVVVNLLSDSKK; via the exons ATGAAGGGGTCAACGAGCACAGCGCTGCCCGCCACGCCGGGTGTCGCGGGTACCGTGAGCGTGGCGGGCTCCGCCGTTTCGGCTTCCGGAAAAACGAATCTGCCCTGGAATATTGGGTTTGTTGCCGTGGGAAATCTCAAGTCAAAGACGGTCCTTGATACATTCTACAACCGGCTGAcgtcgaaggagaagaatgcGCTCGCCCCGCTTTTCCCTCAAGTTCTGAAAACCGCCCCCGACGCTATGCCTGGGCTGCGCAGAAAGTTCCCTGTAGATGATGGAGGAATCATGTTTCTTGCTTCCGACCCAACGGGATCTTTTCTATTTGGACTTTACACCCACGACAAGCAGTATCCAGAGCGGGTAGCTTTCACTTTTCTCACA GAAGTCCATCAGCTGGTATCTGAGGCAGTCAAAGATCAACCAGCATGCGGGACGAAGCCAGGATTACTGGAGACCCGGCTGCGTCAGGCTGTGAAGGGCCTCATTTCGAGGTTTGACCAGCCCGCGAGTGTCGACAAGACGACGGAGGTTCTGAAGAAAGTTGAGGACGTGAAGAttgagatggagaagaacgtgcaaatcgttctTCAGAACCACGCGAACTTGGAGAGTCTCGAAACGAAAACCGGACAGCTGGCGGAGAGCGCGAAAACTTTCAAACGCACCGCTGGAGACGTGAACCAGTCCATGCGGTGGCAGAGGATAAAACTGACTGTGATGCTGTGCATTGCCTTTGCCGCTACATTGGCTTATTTGATTTACGTCGTTGTCAACCTCCTTTCCGATTCGAAAAAGTAg
- a CDS encoding CDP-alcohol phosphatidyltransferase superfamily protein (encoded by transcript TGME49_257510~Predicted trans-membrane domain (TMHMM2.0):49-72:84-102:130-153:191-214:233-256:262-282:286-309:329-352:366-389), whose translation MMVGGVFGCFITRQGLEELRRYEYRGGGSTPIDRLMNPWWDYVAGKLPLWLSPNLLTVFGFGCTLLCMLLVMSWMPHLREAAPRWVYFAMCLLLFVYQTLDAVDGKQARRTNSSTPLGQLFDHGCDSFSTVFAVFINAATARMGVCMFSYVLLAILQMQMFIYSWWEIHFHVYRCHTGVTGVTEGQLVTMGVNLLGAIFGPDIFLLTFGQCLALTYSSAAAFFPDCLLNTPMQYIISFPFYLLLTYMLVSDIFNGCRLVNDKALAIPQLIGCFSHVLFQFAFFCSGLMQTHPAVCYSLIIINSSIVVLRMNIAATCRLRFYPVQWPALPFYATSLYFYLACPNPSSPLAAVLSSPLSEAQQAYQQKHVIPWVLTAVSLWSVFYLYDFLLSTITAICSHLDITCFCVNAKEEKGKGRGRGPSAGSPKLEGLQGDSPVAARGGTSPMQTRRRAQAAVNAQELNALKKSS comes from the exons ATGATGGTCGGTGGCGTTTTCGGGTGTTTCATCACTCGACAGGGTCTGGAGGAGCTCCGGCGCTACGAGTACCGCGGGGGCGGCAGCACTCCCATTGATCGGTTGATGAATCCTTGGTGGGATTACGTCGCGGGCAAACTTCCTCTT TGGCTCAGTCCGAACCTCCTGACCGTCTTCGGCTTCGGCTGCACTCTCTTGTGCATGCTGCTGGTCATGAGCTGGATGCCCCACTTGAGAGAGGCCGCGCCCCGCTGGGTGTACTTCGCCAtgtgcctccttctcttcgtctacCAA ACTCTGGACGCTGTTGACGGGAAGCAAGCGCGAAGAACAAATTCGTCGACGCCTCTGGGGCAACTGTTTGACCACGGCTGCGACTCGTTCAGCACA GTATTCGCTGTCTTCATCAACGCCGCGACCGCGCGCATGGGCGTCTGCATGTTTTCCTACGTCCTCTTGGCCATTCTGCAAATGCAAATGTTCATCTATTCG TGGTGGGAGATCCACTTCCACGTTTATCGCTGTCACACAGGCGTCACCGGCGTCACGGAGGGCCAGCTTGTC ACGATGGGTGTGAATCTGCTCGGAGCTATTTTCGGTCCTGACATTTTTCTCCTCACCTTCGGCCAGTGCCTCGCCCTCACTTATAG CTCAGCCGCTGCTTTCTTCCCCGACTGTCTGTTGAACACTCCGATGCAGTACATCATATCCTTCCCCTTCTACCTTCT TTTAACCTACATGCTGGTGTCCGACATCTTCAATGGGTGCCGACTCGTCAACGACAAAGCGCTTGCCATTC CGCAACTGATTGGCTGCTTTTCGCACGTACTCTTCcagttcgctttcttctgctcgg GTCTCATGCAGACCCACCCTGCGGTGTGCTACTCCCTCATCATCATTAATTCGTCAATCGTCGTCCTGCGCATGAATATTGCAGCGACGTGCAGG CTGCGCTTCTACCCCGTTCAGTGGCCGGCGCTGCCGTTCTACGCGACGAGTCTCTACTTCTACTTGGCATGTCCGAatccgtcttctccgcttgcggcggttctctcctcgccgctctctgAAGCGCAACAGGCGTACCAGCAGAAGCATGTGATTCCCTGGGTGTTGACTGCCGTAAGTCTCTGGAGTGTCTTCTACCTGTACGACTTCCTGCTCAGCACCATCACAGCGATATGCAGTCACCTCGACATCACATGTTTCTGTGTgaacgcgaaggaagagaaagggaagggaAGAGGCCGAGGACCCTCCGCAGGGTCGCCGAAGCTCGAGGGACTGCAAGGAGACAGTCCAGTCGCGGCGCGGGGAGGCACGAGCCCTATGCAGACGAGGCGCCGAGCACAGGCCGCTGTGAATGCTCAAGAGCTTAATGCTCTCAAAAAGAGCTCCTAA